The region CCCCCCGCCGCTAtgaaagtaccttggctggtgggggtccccaacccccgccagctgaagcgttggtctgtccagcgctggtctcgtATTGCCTTTCCTGGTTTCAGCACGCACTGCACGCTCGTCAGTTTCATTGAAACGAGAGCATGCATGGCGCCACTGAAAACAGGAGAAGCAAAATGTGGGACAGACCAacgcttcagctgacgggggttagggaccccctccagccaaaccagggggccCAGGGGTTCCACTACTGCACGTACGGAGATGTTGTCCTGGTTTTCCTATGAAAAGCAGGGACTGCAAGTTCATGTATATAACTGTGTTTGGATCAGTCTCTTTGGGTCGCCCAAGGTCACTTGTTAGTTCCTTTCCTTGCTGCTGCCCGTGGTTTCCTTAGGGAAAGAGGGTACATGAAGAAGGGGTGGGGGAACATCTCACCTTGTCATTACATCTTTTTCAAACATTGTTCTCTCGCTTCTCATCCCTTCCAGGTATTTCCGGCCCCTGAAGATGCTCCTCTgtgtctttgtgctttttttcaccTTCTTGGCCTTTGTGTGGGCAGCAGAGACTCAGGCTCTAGTGCGACGCTTCCGTCGGAAGCACCCGAcctactgcctccttggtatccTTCTCACCAGCTTCTTGATCTTGTATCTTGCTGGGAGCAAAGTTGTTCTCCTGTTAGTGTAcatctttcctttcctttgtGAGTATATAATACCAGCTTCTTGATATCCTTGACCTCACAGGCCACAGCTTTGTACTGAGGGAGGGAGCTTCTGAACATATATTAAGAGAGAAACTAAGTTTTTAGCTGCTGCCTTTTAAGTGAAAGATTGGACTTACAGCCTTATGTGTATACATCATTGCCCTCCTTCAGGATCATTGCTACGTGGGCTTCTAGTATCGGAGGAGGACTAAAGGTAGCACAGAACACTGAGCTTCCTCATCCATTCCCATTCTGCAAagctgagaggtccttttactaaggtgtactgaaaaatgacttgcagtagtgtaggcatgggttttgggcacaccccaatccatttttcagtgcacctgtaaaaaagaacttttttaaattttttgccgaacatggacgtgcggcaaaatcagaattgcctctagtccattttgggtctgcgaccttaccgccagccattgacctagcagtaaagtctcacacggtaactaggtggtaatgacctatgcgtgccaaatgcacgtgtccaaaaataaaaatgatttttctgcCGCACatttcggacgcatgccaaaaatgaaattaccgcaagagctgtgcggtaactccattttggcatgtgttgggtgtgcgtagatgcttacgcgacttagtaaaagggcctctgagtgacttagaggggcattttcgaaagaaacgtctatgtttggatttggacgtctttgtaaaatgtcaaaATCCGGGAGCAGGAAaaaacgtattttcgaaaaaagatggatgttcatattttgtttcgaaaataccaaggacatccttgaatttggacgtccctagacatggacgtctttgagtttcggcgattttcgaaaccaaagacatccatctcaaaaacgtccaaatgcaagccatttggatgtgggaggagccagcatttctagtgcactggtccccctgacctgccaggacaccaaccatgcaccctaggggcacttcagtggacttaataaaatgctcccagctacatagctcccttaccttgtgtgctgagccccctccaacccccccccccaaaaaaaaaaaaaacccacaactgtacaccactactatagcccttatggatgaaggggggcacctatatgtgggtacagtgggtttctggtgggttttggagggctcactgtttccttcacaaatgtaacaggtgggggggtatgggcctgggtccgcctgtctgaagtgcactgcggtatccactaaaactgctccagggacctgcatgcgctgtcatggacctgagaatgacatctgaggctggcacgaaatatttttaaagatgttttttgagggtgggagggggttagtgaccactgggggagtaacgggaggtcatccctgattccctcattcgggcacctttttgtgccttattcataaaaaaagcATGTCCGGATGAAAACGTTCATGTTTTACTGTAGGACgaccttgcttttttcgattatggctcaaagacttccaagtcttaggcactctcaagccccgccttcaccacacctccaatacgcccccttgaaatttggacgtccttgcgtcagactgcagttggatatgtccaaaatcaggtttcgattataccaatttggacgtccatctcttttgaaaatgagcctgctagaggcatattttcaaagcacttagatttacaaagttatattgtaacctatggaacttgtaagtcttaagtgctttgaaaatgagctcaaaaGCGACATAACTAGTGAATTGAGGCAGATAAGAGCCAGATTTCATAAATTATGGTTAGAGACATACATGAGCATCATCAAAAGTGATAGCATGGGAGATAATGTTTTAAGGAGATAATTTGATTGACTGATATGCATCTCTGTGTCCACAGTGATCATTATCCATGCTTCCCTACGCCTGCGGAATCTGAGGAACAAGATTGAGAATAGGCTGACAAACATTGGGCTGAAGCGGACGCCCATGGGGTTGCTGCTGGAAGCACTAGGACAAGAACAGGAAGCAGGATCCTGAGATGGCAGGAGTGTGGGGTGAGATGGAAGAGGGGAGTCTTCACTACACAGCAGTACCATGCTTTTGTGAAATATCGCCCCCCTCTGCATCCAAGGCTGCTGCGAACAcagacttctaaaaaaaaaaaagacaaaggccTCTCCAGTCACAGACCCCAATCATGAAGACATATTTTTAGAGGCCACAGAGCTCCCTAAGTGTGACAGATATCCCTGGTCCCAGATGTTTCTAAAATTCACAACTAAGCCACAGGCTTCTCTGAAAGTTACAGGTggcaacagattttttttaaatgttgcagGTTCCCTCCTCCTTTCCTAGCTACAGACAACTCTAGGCTTACCCAGTCAAACTCTTGTCAAAGTTACAGACTCACCTCCAGTTTGGGTCTGTTGTCTCTgagagttccagcccccttccttGGACTTACTAAACTACTTCAGTTCCCCATGATCTATATCCCAGAAAATCATTCTTAAGATGATAAAGTCCAGGGTCTGTTTCTTGCATCAGTATTACCTTGAAacttgatgatttttttttttaattatgtttaatacgtttttgacaaaatatattaaaactgTTGAAAACATGTATAGATATGCACAGTCAATAAAGGAGAAAAAGTATGTATCAATGTAATAATCCAAAAGTGAAACTTGAATTATAGCCAGATTAACATCTGGTTAAGAGAGAGGGTGAAGTCAGTTGATAATCTATGTAATCTTGGAGAATGTCATTTTTTTAGCCTCTACCGATGCTTCTCCTCTCTAGCTTTCAGAAGTTCTTCTAACTGACATGGCTCAAGAAACATAAAACTGTTCCCCCTGGATATCTAAGCAAACACTTGAAAGAAAATTTAAGGAAAAATTGAGCTCCCACAACTTGACATGTTATGGATGTGATGCTGTAAGCCGCCTTGATAAGAACATaaaacatgagtagccatactgggtcagaccaatggtccatctagcccagtatcctgttttccagacagtgggcaatccaggtcacaagtacctggcagaaacccaaatcgtggcaacactccatactacaaatcccagggcaagcagttgctttccatgtctgtctcaatagcagactatggacttttcctccaggaatttgtccaaagctttttttaaacccagctacactaaccactgttaccacatcctctggcaaagagttccagaccttaactatttgttgagtgaaaaaatatttcctcctatttgttttaaaagtatttccatgtaacttccttgagtgtcccctagtctttgtactattGGAAAGGTAGGCTATACATTCCATAATTTAAATAAGTACAAGTAAAGGAACTATCCAGATATCTGTTTTGTGCAGAGATCTGTATAGTTCAATGTAATACAGAATTAACTAAGACTAGCTTCAGACAAATTTTCCATCTCTTAAGTTTCTTCCAGAGGGGCAGCTCTGTTCAGATTGTCAGAGGAAATTTGGCTGTCCGGAGTGCCACTGTCTTCTGCTCTCTGCCTATAAGAAGGCAGAAAATAGCTGGCATTGCTACGGTAGAGAATTTCAATACataggaaacatttttaaaatgtgtgcaAGGGACAAACACTAGAGATTTAGGGCATATTTTCAGAGTTTTCCACTTCACCATGCAATAtacaacataggagccaacttttcaaaatgatcggggtgctgaaaattttttttttttttttttacaggtggtgcattcccccctccccctctcctcctcccccctctctcctctgagttccaggcccccttcctcccttcctctcctctgagttccaggtcccccctccctctcctccgagttccagacccccctccctcccagtgccagccccaaccccagcctgacctcttctctcacaacagtcctccgccggtttgccctcgccttcctgcgtgccgcccagaattttaaaagtcatcttaccctcggggtcccggtggcagcagtgaaaggcgagcaggttcggcacttcagccttccctcctctctcagcccgcaggaccagagctgagagagagagaagggaaggctgaagcgccgagcctgctcgcctttcactgctgccgccgggaccccgaggtaagatgacttttaaaattctgggcggcatgcaggaaagCGAGGGCGaaccggcggaggactgttgagggagaagagggcgggcaccgggcaggtcagactggcgaagggaacttccggttccgACTTCCGgcaggtgaaatattgggggtgctcgagcacccacggagtcggcgcctatgatatACAGTTGTCTTTGATAAAAGCAGCAGCCTTGACCTGGAAGGATAGTGTGACACTTCTCACAGTCTACCAATCTTAAGGGGGAaattattaatgtgggctacatTAAggtaggttattttaccactaactagcACAATTTTAGCATAgttagcagtaaaataacatgtcttaatggtagctcacattgataactcttCCCCACACCACCACCATTAGTGgtgaaataacacatcttaatggtagcccatgttgataactgtccccccccccccccccttagtggtaaaataacatcttatttagattgtaagctcttttgagcagggactgtctctttgtgtcaggtgttcagcgctgcttgcgtctggtagcgctatacaaatgctaataataatagttGCCTATGTTGATAATTCACCCCCCCTCTTAGTCTGTGTTAACAGAGATCATAGCATTCCCTCAAGGTGTCTGAGAATATGTCACCAACCCTTTATATTTATTGGGTTTCTATGGgaggccattttatttttttctaagtaACAGTTGCAGAATGGACGTCATCCCTACTATGGGTATTAACTTAGTAAAGAGAGGGAGGGATTACATTAACTTGCTGTTATAAAACTGGAAACGTTTATTTGTGCAAAACAGATTTGCAGCCACTATTCTAGCCATGTCTGGCTACAAGGTGGCAGAATTACCCGAGAGGATAGAAATGGACTAGACTGACCTCTTCTTTCAGGGCCTTGCAGACCTCTCCAGGTGACCCCAAGGCTGCTTGGATATTCAGGATATTCTCAGTGAATGAGGATGAGATAGGTTTACATACATTGGAGACTTGCTATAGTCAAGTTTTTTTCATGTGTGTTTATTGGACATATTCAGAAATATAATCTTACCCAATTCCAGTAGGGACATTTTAGACCAGCCTGAATTTCTAACAATCCTATCCTGAAGAATTATGGATTGACGGCACTGATTTTGTTAGGTAGTATtggggactacaaatcccacaataTCTTGGGTGTAGGGTCAAAACCAGGATTGCCCTCAAATATTACTACTGGACCTGGGTAAGCTGGCAAGTCTGTATATCCTGAAAATAAAAGTGGCTGTAGCATCAGTAGCATTGTTTTGAAAACACTCCTTTATTTCAAAAGACAGCAGTGTTAACTCAATTAATATAAAGCTATGAACAATGTATAGGGGCCAAATATTTTTCCTATGCTTCTCTGATGTTTCCAACTTTTTTTGTGCGTGTGTGTAATAATAAACTTCTGCATTTGTTTTTCTCCTGGGCTCTTAATTGGTTTCTTGGCCTCATCTGGTGACTTGAAGAAGGCAAAATGCAGGGACTATCCCACAGGTGTGTAAAACATTGTGAAGATGCAAGGCAAGCAGCATTTTGCAAGTTTGAAATCCTGCTCCACTTCCAGCTGAGTACTGAGATTTT is a window of Microcaecilia unicolor chromosome 2, aMicUni1.1, whole genome shotgun sequence DNA encoding:
- the LOC115463442 gene encoding PRA1 family protein 2-like → MDVQLPPLRSLDEFLLNSARFSPPMIGDMQRWNNRVINNLLYYQTNYGVLLLGQLLIGGYFRPLKMLLCVFVLFFTFLAFVWAAETQALVRRFRRKHPTYCLLGILLTSFLILYLAGSKVVLLLVYIFPFLLIIIHASLRLRNLRNKIENRLTNIGLKRTPMGLLLEALGQEQEAGS